One window of Acropora palmata chromosome 1, jaAcrPala1.3, whole genome shotgun sequence genomic DNA carries:
- the LOC141877720 gene encoding L-gulonolactone oxidase-like, translating into MSEESSLEENNNSDENAFFRHIIYPILGKTDDDLEQSPLVQMIKDALKMKVHSDFSCWPDKPSLTPVTTVDEIIQAILTAKKEKKTLRVAGAQHSASAAIFPEDGVTLQLMGDLRKVEIQRIQWESEGIQYKKWLYCRIGAGCYLGKDPMDPTSTLENSACYQVAFHGFGFPELGGIIQQSVGGFISTGSAGGSLKHSFCDVIREIEFVDGNGKLQVAKPGTDLWAAVGVSLGLFGVITHVSFRLPKMNLVEGSEEVFDFADSMLGPNKDGNTKLKESLENYEYVRVNWFPQKKVRRVQQWIGKRTSRGEIIPYKSIVSNILAAGMAAIALAICNCLLQEKHPTETDYDIIGAIVKSFVPLENVQLFRDKWFKALPMDKENHTDTVLRIDFTEIWIPIDQCQTVMDKLQDLFKNQQACGNLPTEIYGAKESPFWLSMSYNQKMVRVDPYWWDYNKGDKRQFFSYFWDVLLDIPGTRLHWGKYLPHPGQLCGKSTFSLAYLKGVYPKMDHWLKMREKMDPDQVFVTKYWRDILEIPSPSIQN; encoded by the coding sequence GTCTCGAAGAAAACAATAACTCAGATGAAAACGCGTTCTTCCGCCATATTATATATCCAATTCTGGGCAAAACAGACGATGATTTAGAACAATCTCCtttagtgcaaatgatcaaAGAtgcattgaaaatgaaagttcatTCTGATTTCTCGTGTTGGCCAGATAAGCCGAGTCTTACGCCAGTGACGACAGTAGATGAAATAATTCAAGCAATTTTAACAgcgaaaaaggaaaagaaaaccttGCGAGTGGCTGGAGCACAGCATTCCGCAAGCGCCGCTATTTTCCCTGAAGATGGTGTCACCTTACAATTGATGGGCGACCTGCGCAAAGTGGAAATACAGCGAATTCAATGGGAATCAGAAGGAATTCAATACAAGAAGTGGCTTTATTGTCGCATAGGTGCTGGGTGCTATCTAGGTAAAGATCCCATGGATCCAACTTCAACCTTGGAAAACTCAGCGTGTTATCAAGTGGCGTTTCACGGGTTTGGTTTCCCTGAACTGGGAGGCATCATCCAACAATCTGTTGGCGGCTTCATATCCACTGGTTCTGCAGGTGGAAGCTTGAAACATAGCTTTTGCGATGTGATTCGCGAGATCGAGTTCGTGGATGGCAACGGTAAGCTACAAGTTGCCAAACCTGGAACAGATCTTTGGGCAGCAGTTGGTGTATCGTTGGGTTTGTTCGGTGTCATAACCCACGTTTCGTTTCGCCTACCTAAGATGAACCTTGTTGAAGGATCTGAGGAAGTATTCGACTTTGCCGACTCTATGCTTGGACCAAACAAAGATGGAAACACCAAACTGAAAGAGAGTCTTGAGAACTACGAATACGTGCGAGTTAACTGGTTCCCACAGAAGAAAGTGCGACGCGTTCAACAGTGGATTGGAAAGAGGACCTCCAGAGGTGAGATCATTCCTTATAAGTCAATTGTGAGCAATATCCTCGCTGCTGGAATGGCTGCAATAGCGCTGGCAATCTGTAATTGTCTACTCCAGGAGAAACATCCAACAGAAACAGACTATGACATTATTGGAGCCATCGTGAAAAGCTTCGTGCCCCTTGAAAATGTGCAGCTTTTCCGCGACAAATGGTTTAAAGCCCTGCCCATGGACAAAGAGAATCACACGGACACCGTCCTAAGAATAGATTTCACAGAAATCTGGATTCCAATTGATCAATGCCAAACCGTGATGGATAAACTTCAGGATCTATTCAAGAACCAGCAAGCCTGTGGCAACTTGCCAACCGAGATTTACGGTGCGAAGGAGTCACCCTTTTGGTTGAGTATGTCTTACAACCAGAAAATGGTGCGCGTTGATCCCTACTGGTGGGATTATAATAAGGGCGACAAAAGGCAGTTCTTCTCCTATTTCTGGGATGTTTTGCTTGATATTCCAGGAACACGCCTTCATTGGGGAAAGTACCTTCCTCATCCTGGTCAACTATGCGGAAAGTCTACCTTCAGTTTGGCATATTTGAAAGGCGTGTACCCCAAGATGGATCATTGGCTGAAGATGCGTGAGAAGATGGACCCAGATCAAGTGTTTGTTACCAAATACTGGCGAGATATCCTCGAGATACCGTCTCCAAGCATTCAGAACTGA
- the LOC141877739 gene encoding galanin receptor type 1-like has translation MVKMFSPARFDQFSQESNREGNTSSFLSNETTAERGSNPTNLDETERSFKIVFYCALFILGSLGNVLVIVVVKGKSKRTINDYFILNLATADLTFLWCSVPFYTYDLLKTFAKNLFYCKFVWPLMSVTLSVSVFTLASMSVERCRGITNPFQPRIMLKTTLIWVLLIWLAAFATLVPLMIVAKSGDVQCAEDWPHISLRKAYTAVLFGVQYVIPLLIITTAYLRITFCLMTSRLAMRTSMNSRGQTVRQKTRTENLQIIQTLAVIVFFFMACMLPNQIAWLLFDFAGESYRDLSKAFWTCAEALIFLHACVNPVVYGTLTHQFRKGYVRYVAFMFCCRKTRLQPTATSQNVITEGRNRNKQGHAVVRHGSLQQGSSAFEKGGTVSIEVQSSPDLLASARNTYWRNPSTVVSPSAKYSSNIEMFARSTSTEQTEDSNAFLKFSFLDVSNDDKNNVEDTKL, from the coding sequence ATGGTTAAAATGTTCAGTCCTGCTCGATTCGATCAGTTCTCTCAAGAATCGAACAGAGAAGGTAACACGTCATCCTTCCTAAGCAACGAAACTACGGCGGAACGGGGTAGCAATCCGACCAATTTGGACGAAACTGAAAGaagtttcaaaattgttttttattgtgcTCTTTTCATTTTGGGTTCCTTGGGTAACGTGTTAGTCATCGTTGTTGTGAAAGGAAAATCCAAAAGGACCATCAACgattactttattttaaatttagccACCGCAGACTTGACTTTCTTGTGGTGTTCTGTCCCATTCTATACTTATGACTTGCTTAAGACATTTGCAAAGAatctattttattgtaaatttgtTTGGCCGTTAATGTCAGTGACTCTATCCGTGAGCGTTTTTACCTTAGCATCAATGTCAGTAGAGCGGTGTCGAGGAATAACGAATCCATTTCAACCCAGAATCATGCTAAAAACAACTCTCATTTGGGTTCTCCTAATATGGCTGGCAGCTTTTGCTACATTGGTTCCGTTGATGATAGTGGCAAAGTCAGGCGATGTTCAGTGTGCAGAGGATTGGCCGCATATTTCTCTTAGAAAAGCGTATACCGCAGTATTATTTGGAGTTCAGTACGTTATCCCTTTGCTGATAATCACCACAGCGTACCTTAGAATTACATTTTGCCTCATGACATCACGATTGGCGATGCGAACATCAATGAACTCTCGTGGTCAAACTGTTAGGCAGAAGACTCGAACTGAAAACCTGCAAATAATACAAACATTAGCGGTTATCGTGTTTTTTTTCATGGCGTGTATGTTGCCCAATCAGATTGCGTGGTTGTTGTTCGATTTTGCCGGGGAGTCCTACAGAGATctttcaaaagctttctgGACATGTGCTGAGGCACTCATTTTCCTTCACGCATGCGTAAACCCCGTTGTATATGGCACCCTGACCCACCAGTTTCGCAAAGGATACGTTCGGTATGTTGCATTTATGTTTTGCTGTCGAAAAACACGTTTGCAACCAACAGCCACTAGCCAAAATGTTATAACAGAAGgaagaaatagaaataaaCAAGGGCATGCAGTTGTACGTCACGGTTCATTGCAGCAAGGTTCAAGTGCCTTTGAAAAAGGTGGAACCGTGAGCATAGAAGTTCAATCCTCACCAGATTTACTGGCAAGTGCAAGGAATACGTATTGGCGAAATCCATCGACAGTTGTGTCGCCTTCCGCTAAATACTCCTCCAACATAGAGATGTTTGCAAGATCAACTTCGACAGAACAAACAGAGGATTCAAACGcatttctgaaattttcctttttggatgTTTCGAATGATGATAAGAACAACGTGGAAGATACGAAACTATAA